One window from the genome of Synechococcus sp. PROS-7-1 encodes:
- a CDS encoding HAD family hydrolase yields MAHLNLRGHRIGPIDGVLFDKDGTLSHSEPQLKILADARIAEAKRQFAALGTSSEDIKELGALLVRTYGRSKDGVLPDGTLAVASRQHNILSTATVLAQMALGWPKALLMAEDIFDRVDVQWQALHPRGHSVSMLPAASTMLRSLKDAGVICAVISNDTTDGIQAFLRHHNLTDMFAAVWSADCLPCKPDPAAVHALCSQLNLSVDRCALIGDADTDLLMAKRAGIGAAIGYVAGWHRSPDLTAHDHLIHHWQDLTVVQP; encoded by the coding sequence TTGGCTCATCTAAACCTCCGGGGCCATCGCATTGGTCCTATCGATGGGGTGCTGTTCGACAAGGACGGCACCCTTTCTCATAGCGAGCCTCAGCTCAAGATCCTGGCTGATGCACGGATCGCAGAGGCCAAGCGTCAGTTCGCAGCTCTGGGCACTTCGAGCGAAGACATCAAGGAGCTGGGAGCGCTGCTGGTTCGCACCTATGGCCGCAGCAAAGATGGAGTGCTGCCGGATGGGACCCTGGCTGTGGCTTCCAGGCAGCACAACATCCTGAGCACAGCCACGGTGCTCGCACAAATGGCTCTGGGTTGGCCCAAGGCCCTGCTAATGGCAGAAGACATCTTTGATCGTGTCGATGTTCAGTGGCAGGCACTGCATCCCAGAGGGCATTCCGTCTCCATGTTGCCGGCAGCCTCCACCATGCTTCGATCGCTGAAGGACGCCGGTGTGATCTGTGCAGTGATCAGCAATGACACCACCGATGGCATTCAAGCTTTTCTGAGACATCACAATCTCACCGACATGTTTGCGGCGGTATGGAGTGCTGACTGCTTGCCCTGCAAACCAGATCCCGCAGCAGTTCACGCCCTGTGTTCACAATTGAACCTATCGGTCGATCGCTGCGCTCTCATCGGCGATGCCGACACCGATCTGTTGATGGCCAAGCGTGCGGGGATCGGAGCCGCCATTGGCTACGTAGCAGGTTGGCATCGATCCCCTGATCTCACGGCTCATGACCATCTGATTCATCACTGGCAAGACCTCACCGTGGTCCAGCCAT
- a CDS encoding 2Fe-2S iron-sulfur cluster-binding protein: MPVIRFVREGRDVECYPGENLRDVALREGIQLYGLKGQLGNCGGCGQCITCFVEVKGDQSAANSLSGRTAVEDAKLRRRPESWRLACQALVERSVVILTRPQVSMGDQRRRIEAALGAPLPLGPTVWPVVESSEDDDEEAGDDEDVQNQSSTDAPATPGDEP; the protein is encoded by the coding sequence ATGCCTGTGATCCGGTTTGTGCGTGAAGGTCGCGATGTTGAGTGCTACCCAGGCGAGAACCTCCGCGATGTAGCCCTCAGGGAGGGCATTCAGCTCTATGGCTTGAAAGGTCAGCTGGGGAACTGTGGTGGATGTGGGCAGTGCATCACCTGTTTTGTCGAGGTCAAGGGGGATCAGTCGGCCGCCAACTCCCTTTCCGGCCGTACGGCTGTGGAAGATGCCAAGCTCCGCCGCCGGCCTGAAAGCTGGAGACTCGCCTGTCAAGCTCTCGTTGAACGTTCTGTTGTGATCCTCACGAGGCCGCAGGTGTCGATGGGCGATCAGCGCCGACGCATTGAGGCAGCTCTCGGTGCACCTCTGCCGCTCGGGCCCACGGTATGGCCAGTGGTGGAAAGCAGTGAGGATGACGACGAAGAGGCTGGAGATGATGAGGATGTTCAAAAT
- the psbB gene encoding photosystem II chlorophyll-binding protein CP47, with the protein MGLPWYRVHTVVINDPGRLLAVHLMHTALVAGWAGSMALYELAIFDPSDPVLNPMWRQGMFVMPFMARLGVTDSWGGWSITGATGVDPGFWSFEGVAAAHIVFSGLLMLAAIWHWTYWDLEIWQDPRTGEPALDLPKIFGIHLLLAGLGCFGFGAFHLTGVFGPGMWISDPYGITGHLEPVQPSWGPEGFNPFNPGGIVAHHIAAGIVGIIAGIFHITTRPPERLYKALRMGNIETVLASAIAAVFFAAFIVAGTMWYGAAATPIELFGPTRYQWDQNYFKTEINRRVQTAMDQGATASEAYASIPEKLAFYDYVGNSPAKGGLFRVGPMVNGDGLPTGWLGHISFTDKEGRELQVRRLPNFFENFPVILEDSDGIVRGDIPFRRAEAKYSFEQQGITATVFGGALDGQTFTDPAEVKRLARKAQLGEAFEFDRETYNSDGTFRSSPRGWFTFGHATFALLFFFGHIWHGARTLYRDVFAGIDPDLGEQVEFGLFQKLGDRSTRRLPDGYVPPAGTPLS; encoded by the coding sequence ATGGGATTGCCCTGGTATCGGGTGCACACCGTCGTCATCAACGACCCCGGCCGCCTCTTGGCCGTGCACCTCATGCACACTGCCCTCGTTGCCGGCTGGGCCGGCTCGATGGCCCTTTATGAACTTGCCATCTTCGATCCGTCCGATCCTGTCCTGAACCCAATGTGGCGTCAGGGCATGTTCGTGATGCCCTTCATGGCACGCCTCGGCGTGACCGACAGCTGGGGTGGTTGGAGTATCACTGGCGCCACCGGTGTCGATCCAGGTTTCTGGAGTTTCGAAGGTGTTGCCGCCGCTCACATCGTGTTCAGCGGCCTGCTGATGCTCGCTGCCATTTGGCACTGGACCTACTGGGACCTCGAAATCTGGCAAGACCCCCGCACTGGGGAGCCAGCTCTCGATCTCCCCAAGATTTTTGGTATCCACCTCCTCCTCGCCGGTCTTGGTTGCTTCGGTTTCGGAGCCTTCCACCTCACTGGTGTGTTCGGGCCTGGAATGTGGATTTCAGATCCTTACGGCATCACAGGTCACCTCGAACCGGTGCAACCGTCGTGGGGTCCTGAGGGCTTCAACCCCTTTAATCCAGGGGGCATTGTTGCTCACCACATTGCCGCTGGAATCGTCGGCATCATTGCTGGAATTTTCCACATCACGACGCGTCCCCCCGAACGCCTCTACAAGGCGTTGCGGATGGGCAACATCGAAACGGTGCTTGCCAGTGCCATTGCAGCAGTGTTCTTCGCGGCCTTCATCGTTGCTGGCACCATGTGGTACGGAGCAGCTGCTACTCCGATTGAGCTGTTCGGCCCTACGCGTTACCAGTGGGATCAGAACTACTTCAAAACGGAGATCAATCGTCGCGTCCAAACAGCGATGGATCAAGGCGCTACCGCGTCCGAGGCCTACGCCTCGATTCCTGAAAAGCTCGCTTTCTACGACTACGTCGGCAACAGTCCTGCCAAGGGCGGTTTGTTCCGTGTCGGCCCGATGGTGAATGGCGACGGTCTTCCTACCGGATGGCTCGGCCACATCTCCTTCACCGACAAAGAAGGGCGAGAATTGCAGGTCAGGCGTCTTCCCAACTTCTTCGAGAACTTCCCCGTGATTCTCGAAGACAGTGATGGAATCGTTCGTGGCGACATCCCCTTCCGCCGCGCCGAAGCGAAGTACTCCTTCGAACAACAAGGCATCACTGCAACGGTGTTTGGTGGTGCCCTTGATGGTCAAACCTTCACCGATCCAGCTGAGGTGAAGCGTCTGGCCCGCAAGGCACAACTTGGTGAAGCGTTCGAATTTGATCGCGAGACCTACAACTCCGACGGAACGTTCCGCAGTTCACCCCGCGGCTGGTTCACCTTCGGCCACGCCACCTTTGCGCTGCTGTTCTTCTTTGGCCATATCTGGCACGGTGCTCGTACTCTGTATCGCGATGTGTTCGCCGGTATCGACCCAGACCTCGGCGAACAGGTGGAATTTGGCCTCTTCCAAAAACTGGGAGACCGCTCCACCCGTCGTCTGCCCGATGGCTATGTGCCACCGGCAGGCACCCCGCTCAGCTAA
- the nrdR gene encoding transcriptional regulator NrdR: MQCPSCQNTDSRVLESRAADGGRSVRRRRECLNCEFRFTTYERVETVPITVIKRNGNRETFSRSKLLHGLSRACEKTGLAPERLETIVDELELTLQQRNGREVSSHDIGELVLEQLKELSEVAYVRFASVYRQFSGVSDFVATLEGINASKTRLEALV; this comes from the coding sequence GTGCAGTGCCCTTCCTGCCAAAACACAGACAGCCGCGTGCTCGAGTCACGAGCAGCGGATGGAGGTCGCAGTGTGCGGCGTCGCAGGGAATGCTTGAACTGTGAGTTTCGCTTCACCACCTACGAACGCGTCGAGACCGTACCGATCACCGTGATCAAACGGAACGGCAACCGCGAAACGTTCAGTCGCTCCAAACTTCTTCACGGACTAAGTCGTGCGTGCGAAAAAACAGGGCTGGCCCCAGAACGGCTCGAAACAATTGTGGATGAACTGGAACTGACCTTGCAGCAACGGAATGGTCGAGAAGTCTCAAGCCATGACATCGGCGAATTAGTGCTCGAGCAGCTCAAGGAACTGAGCGAAGTTGCTTATGTGCGCTTTGCCTCTGTTTACAGGCAATTCAGCGGTGTCAGCGATTTTGTCGCCACGCTCGAAGGGATCAACGCCTCCAAGACACGCCTGGAAGCACTGGTTTAA
- a CDS encoding photosystem II reaction center protein T encodes MESFAYILILTLAIATLFFAIAFRDPPKIGK; translated from the coding sequence ATGGAAAGCTTTGCTTACATCCTCATCCTCACCCTTGCGATTGCCACCCTTTTCTTCGCTATCGCCTTCCGCGATCCACCGAAGATCGGCAAGTAG
- a CDS encoding 30S ribosomal protein S1, which produces MTVTSTDPVQDPAVETAEALANVPEAAAEVADQVDFGTDEDLSIPDDIPTADDPSSRAANRDMDNAGFTLDEFAALLSKYDYNFKPGDIVNGTVFALESKGAMIDIGAKTAAFMPLQEVSINRVEGLSDVLQPGEIREFFIMSEENEDGQLSLSIRRIEYQRAWERVRQLQKEDATIYSEVFATNRGGALVRVEGLRGFIPGSHISTRKAKEELVADFLPLKFLEVDEERNRLVLSHRRALVERKMNRLEVGEVVVGTVRGIKPYGAFIDIGGVSGLLHISEISHEHIETPHSVLNVNDQMKVMIIDLDAERGRISLSTKALEPEPGDMLTDPQKVFDKAEEMAARYKQMLLEQAEEGEEPLGSMMI; this is translated from the coding sequence ATGACTGTCACCTCCACTGATCCCGTTCAGGATCCTGCTGTGGAAACGGCTGAAGCCCTCGCCAACGTGCCCGAAGCAGCAGCGGAAGTTGCCGACCAGGTTGATTTCGGCACGGATGAGGATCTCAGCATCCCCGACGACATCCCCACTGCCGACGACCCGAGCAGTCGTGCAGCAAATCGGGACATGGACAACGCCGGCTTCACGCTGGATGAGTTTGCGGCCCTCCTCAGTAAGTACGACTACAACTTCAAGCCAGGCGACATCGTGAACGGCACGGTGTTTGCCCTGGAATCGAAGGGCGCCATGATCGACATCGGCGCGAAAACTGCCGCCTTCATGCCCCTTCAGGAGGTCTCGATCAACCGGGTGGAAGGGTTGAGCGATGTGCTGCAGCCAGGCGAGATTCGCGAGTTCTTCATCATGAGTGAGGAGAACGAAGATGGTCAGCTCTCACTCTCCATCCGCCGAATCGAATATCAGCGCGCTTGGGAGCGGGTTCGTCAACTCCAGAAGGAAGACGCCACGATCTACTCCGAGGTGTTTGCCACCAACCGCGGTGGTGCCTTGGTGCGTGTGGAAGGTCTGCGTGGATTCATCCCCGGATCCCACATCAGCACCAGAAAGGCCAAAGAAGAACTGGTTGCCGATTTCCTGCCACTCAAATTCCTCGAAGTCGACGAAGAGCGCAATCGCCTTGTGCTCAGCCACCGTCGCGCGCTGGTTGAGAGGAAGATGAATCGCCTGGAAGTGGGCGAAGTTGTGGTGGGAACCGTTCGGGGCATCAAGCCTTACGGCGCTTTCATCGACATCGGCGGCGTCAGCGGTCTGCTTCACATCTCGGAGATCAGCCACGAACACATTGAGACACCTCACTCGGTCCTCAATGTGAATGATCAGATGAAGGTGATGATCATCGACCTCGATGCCGAACGTGGTCGCATCTCACTGTCGACCAAAGCCCTTGAGCCTGAGCCGGGTGACATGCTCACCGATCCTCAGAAAGTGTTCGACAAGGCCGAAGAAATGGCAGCCCGTTACAAGCAAATGTTGCTTGAACAAGCCGAGGAAGGCGAAGAGCCCCTGGGCTCGATGATGATCTGA